The following proteins are encoded in a genomic region of Labilithrix sp.:
- a CDS encoding N-formylglutamate amidohydrolase encodes MPHAGLTLDGVALATLAAPARSIGRDADLWVDELYQDAPTRGATTLVARTSRYLVDLNRSEKDVDSESVEGAPANARATRGIVWRLTSEGFRVLDAPLSRRELDRRLEAYYRPYHRTLADLIDRKRARFGHAVVVAAHSMPSMGRGPNGDAPTARADVVPGTRGRTSAAPSFIEVVDRHARASGFSVAHDDPYQGGYTTAYYGRPSADVHVVQVELARRLYMDEVSLQKTAGFERVRAFCRELVAQLGGLKA; translated from the coding sequence ATCCCGCACGCGGGACTCACGCTCGACGGCGTCGCCCTCGCCACGCTCGCCGCCCCCGCCCGCTCGATCGGGCGCGACGCCGACCTCTGGGTCGACGAGCTCTACCAAGACGCCCCCACCCGCGGCGCGACCACGCTCGTCGCGCGCACCTCGCGCTACCTCGTCGACCTCAACCGGAGCGAGAAGGACGTCGACTCCGAGTCGGTCGAGGGCGCGCCGGCCAACGCGCGCGCGACGCGCGGCATCGTGTGGCGCCTCACGAGCGAGGGCTTCCGCGTCCTCGACGCCCCGCTCTCGCGCCGCGAGCTCGATCGGCGCCTCGAGGCGTACTACCGGCCCTACCACCGGACGCTCGCCGATCTCATCGATCGCAAGCGCGCCCGCTTCGGCCACGCCGTCGTCGTCGCGGCGCACTCGATGCCGAGCATGGGCCGCGGGCCGAACGGCGACGCGCCGACCGCCCGCGCCGACGTCGTCCCCGGCACGCGCGGACGCACGAGCGCCGCCCCCTCTTTCATCGAGGTGGTCGACCGCCACGCGCGGGCGTCGGGCTTCTCCGTCGCGCACGACGATCCCTACCAGGGCGGCTACACGACGGCGTACTACGGCCGGCCGTCGGCCGACGTCCACGTCGTCCAGGTGGAGCTCGCGCGCCGGCTCTACATGGATGAGGTGTCGCTCCAGAAGACGGCCGGCTTCGAGCGCGTCCGCGCCTTCTGCCGCGAGCTCGTCGCGCAGCTTGGAGGATTGAAAGCATGA
- the xerD gene encoding site-specific tyrosine recombinase XerD, translating to MDVLSWIDAYLDHLRVERALARNTLEAYARDLGELAKHVDGEGDPKAIDPAQVLDFVLAASRRGKSARSSARQLSAVRGFFKFLVREKAIAADPSELVERPKLGRKLPRVLSYDEVDRLLAAPPNDSPKGIRDSAMIHLMYASGLRVSELCGLALGELDRRVGTVSPLGKGGKRRVVPVGQVALERIERYLELVRPLNKGATKDKHLFLSPRGTRLTRQGLWKLLKAYARACGIVTPISPHKLRHSFATHLLRGGADLRAVQAMLGHADLGTTEIYTRVAQDHVRAAFERAHPRA from the coding sequence GTGGACGTCCTCTCGTGGATCGACGCGTACCTCGACCACCTCCGGGTCGAGCGCGCGCTCGCGCGGAACACGCTGGAGGCCTACGCGCGCGACCTCGGCGAGCTCGCGAAGCACGTCGACGGCGAGGGCGACCCGAAGGCGATCGATCCGGCGCAGGTGCTCGACTTCGTCCTCGCCGCCAGCCGGCGCGGGAAATCGGCGCGCTCGAGCGCGCGGCAGCTCTCCGCGGTGCGCGGCTTCTTCAAGTTCCTCGTCCGCGAGAAGGCGATCGCGGCCGATCCGAGCGAGCTCGTCGAGCGGCCGAAGCTCGGGCGGAAGCTCCCGCGCGTGCTCTCGTACGACGAGGTCGACCGCCTCCTCGCCGCGCCACCGAACGACAGCCCGAAGGGGATCCGCGACAGCGCGATGATCCACCTCATGTACGCCTCCGGCCTCCGCGTCTCGGAGCTGTGCGGCCTCGCCCTCGGCGAGCTCGATCGGCGCGTCGGCACCGTCTCGCCGCTGGGCAAGGGCGGCAAGCGGCGCGTGGTGCCGGTGGGCCAGGTGGCGCTCGAGCGCATCGAGCGGTACCTCGAGCTCGTTCGCCCGCTCAACAAGGGCGCGACGAAGGACAAACACCTCTTCCTCTCGCCGCGGGGGACGCGCCTCACCCGGCAAGGCCTCTGGAAGCTCCTCAAGGCGTACGCCCGCGCGTGCGGGATCGTCACGCCGATCTCCCCGCACAAGCTCCGTCACTCCTTCGCGACCCACCTCCTCCGCGGAGGCGCCGACCTCCGCGCGGTGCAGGCGATGCTCGGGCACGCCGACCTCGGGACGACCGAGATCTACACGCGCGTGGCGCAAGATCACGTCCGCGCCGCCTTCGAACGCGCGCACCCGCGCGCCTGA
- a CDS encoding indole-3-glycerol-phosphate synthase: protein MSGVLEAILAQKAVEIAELRAREPRARAEPRGAEVLARLRRAPGEPLRLVTEIKRRSPSAGALSTALTVAARARVYAAGGAAMISVLADAKFFDGGWPFVAETRAAAPDALVLAKEFVLDERQIDEAAACGADAVLLIVRIVSPPRLAALVRHARARGLEPLVEIVDEPELAAALAADATVIGVNARDLDTLQMDAARAERVLAQIPAKCIKLHLSGLKDAAGVAAVARSGVDAALIGEALMRLDDPAPLLRAMRGATVS, encoded by the coding sequence ATGAGCGGCGTGCTCGAGGCGATCCTCGCGCAGAAGGCCGTCGAGATCGCGGAGCTGCGCGCGCGCGAGCCGCGAGCCCGCGCGGAGCCGCGCGGCGCGGAGGTGCTCGCGCGCCTGCGGCGTGCGCCCGGCGAGCCGCTGCGGCTCGTCACCGAGATCAAGCGGCGGAGCCCGAGCGCCGGCGCGCTCTCCACCGCCCTCACCGTCGCCGCGCGCGCGCGCGTCTACGCCGCCGGCGGCGCGGCGATGATCTCCGTCCTCGCCGACGCGAAGTTCTTCGACGGCGGGTGGCCTTTCGTCGCCGAGACGCGCGCCGCCGCGCCGGACGCGCTCGTCCTCGCGAAGGAGTTCGTCCTCGACGAGCGGCAGATCGACGAGGCCGCGGCGTGCGGCGCGGACGCGGTGCTCTTGATCGTGCGCATCGTCTCGCCGCCGCGCCTCGCCGCGCTCGTCCGCCACGCCCGCGCGCGCGGGCTCGAGCCGCTCGTCGAGATCGTCGACGAGCCCGAGCTCGCCGCCGCGCTCGCGGCGGACGCGACCGTGATCGGCGTCAACGCGCGCGACCTCGACACGCTGCAGATGGACGCCGCGCGCGCCGAGCGCGTGCTCGCCCAGATACCTGCAAAATGCATCAAGCTGCACCTCTCCGGCCTGAAGGACGCCGCCGGCGTGGCGGCGGTGGCGCGGAGCGGGGTCGACGCGGCGCTCATCGGAGAGGCCTTGATGCGGCTCGACGATCCGGCGCCGCTTCTTCGCGCGATGCGGGGCGCGACGGTAAGCTGA